The stretch of DNA TTCGATGAAATTGGCTATTCTCCATGCCTTTGGGAAAAAAGAAAACGAATTGGCCAAATAAATTTCATCTGAAGCTTTTAAAGCGGTGAAGACCATTCCAATAAAGGGCAGCATCATGATCAAAGCAAAGCCGCTTAAAAGTAAGTATCCGAACAGCAGTCTTTTTTTTGAATGTCCCAATTTTTTCCCTCCAAGTCAATCATATTATATCTGATTCCTGGTTGCCATATTTAAAATTAAACAAAGTGATAGTGGTGGTAATCAACAGCAGAACCAACGCCATCGCAGAAGCGTAACCCATTTTGTTATATTGAAACGCATTTTGATAAATCTGATGCACGATCGTGGTGGTCGAATTGATCGGCCCGCCATTGGTCATGATGAACACTTGATCGAAGACTTGAAAGGATTTGATACACGCCATGACAAACAAGAAAAAGGTAATCGGCTTGATCATCGGAATGGTGATCGTGAAAAACTGCCGCAGTTTTGAAGCGCCGTCCACCGTCGCCGCTTCATAAAGATATTCCGGAATTCCCTGTAAACCGGCTAAGTAAATAATCATGTTATAGCCCAAACCATTCCAGATATTCACCAAAATGACCGAAGGCATGGCTAAAAAGGGATCAAATAACCAGTCCTTCGTCTCCATTTTCATTGCCATGAGGATACTATTGAGCAAACCATGACCCGGATCATAGATCCAAAGCCAGACCATGGAGGCAGCTACCATGGAAATGATATTCGGCATATAAT from Hydrogenispora ethanolica encodes:
- a CDS encoding carbohydrate ABC transporter permease, yielding MKNRPKRFFRKKLNSERIGLLFILPNYLIYTVFVLIPVIWTLYLGFTDYNLMSAPKWVGIQNYVQAFQDENFTTALMNTFLFSIFTIFPSMVLGLIAAVLLNNKLLKGKAIFRACYYMPNIISMVAASMVWLWIYDPGHGLLNSILMAMKMETKDWLFDPFLAMPSVILVNIWNGLGYNMIIYLAGLQGIPEYLYEAATVDGASKLRQFFTITIPMIKPITFFLFVMACIKSFQVFDQVFIMTNGGPINSTTTIVHQIYQNAFQYNKMGYASAMALVLLLITTTITLFNFKYGNQESDII